A portion of the Acidisarcina polymorpha genome contains these proteins:
- a CDS encoding copper resistance CopC family protein: MKLPHRSSLFQDVLRACVMTAIAVTLITIPRVASAHAVLMRSLPAANSTVHGPDVPVTIQFNSRVDSARSTLLLSMPGGEAKPLVLEKQTAPDTLTTHATQLTPGKYAIRWQVLATDGHITRGQISFAVQ; encoded by the coding sequence ATGAAGCTACCGCATAGAAGTTCCTTGTTTCAGGATGTGCTCCGGGCCTGCGTTATGACTGCGATAGCGGTCACCCTCATCACCATCCCTCGTGTCGCTTCAGCACATGCGGTGTTGATGCGCTCTTTGCCGGCAGCAAATTCAACTGTCCATGGCCCCGATGTGCCGGTGACGATCCAATTTAATTCCCGGGTCGATAGCGCGAGGTCGACGCTGCTTTTGAGTATGCCCGGTGGCGAAGCGAAGCCGCTTGTTCTGGAGAAGCAGACTGCGCCGGACACTTTGACAACGCATGCTACGCAGCTGACCCCGGGCAAGTATGCGATTCGCTGGCAGGTACTGGCCACGGATGGCCACATTACACGCGGGCAAATTTCTTTTGCTGTGCAATAG
- a CDS encoding copper resistance D family protein, translating into MIWLLRDFDLLSVLIRGVALSFEVLTLGGIAFLLIAGLRANASEPVRRGCWRGIRWAATGLFLAEIASVGIDTAILMGGSALHFADVVAAPYFIAGTIAALATLAVVTCAAFRGRIATLLLGPLAILILLAAVAGSHAVSRMDHRVALVALTAAHHVGAAIWIGAIPFLLIGMRRSEDVGEAKRLLVKFSPMAIAGAGMLLLGGIGMGWVYLGVSADKSLSGLYGTAYGVMLLAKIYLLVLIVTLGAGNFFLVRRIETAPESLLRRLRRFGEAEIGLAFTAILAAASMTSQPPAVDLPADRATLAEIGARFRPEWPRLTSPSFAELAPSTPIQIAVKEMQFNGASAPSDSNDEAWSEYNHHWAGLIVLAAGIFALLSRLPRTRWARNWPLVFAGLAVFIVLRADPDCWPLGPRSFWASFYAPDVLQHRLYALLILAFAAFEWGVQTERLHSKSATMVFPVLCAVAGALLLTHNHSIGNVKEELLAEMSHTPIALLGATAGWSRWLELRLPGQKESRLASFVWPASLILVGLVLLNYRES; encoded by the coding sequence TTGATTTGGCTTTTGCGCGACTTTGATCTGCTGTCAGTGCTGATCCGGGGTGTGGCGCTTTCTTTCGAAGTGCTGACGTTGGGCGGGATCGCTTTTCTGTTGATCGCGGGTTTGCGCGCAAATGCGAGCGAGCCGGTGCGACGGGGCTGCTGGCGCGGAATCCGCTGGGCTGCAACTGGGCTATTCCTGGCAGAAATTGCCTCGGTTGGAATTGACACTGCCATCCTGATGGGCGGTTCTGCGCTCCACTTTGCTGACGTTGTGGCGGCACCGTACTTCATCGCTGGCACAATTGCGGCCTTGGCCACTCTCGCTGTTGTAACCTGTGCGGCATTTAGAGGCCGTATCGCCACTTTGCTATTAGGGCCCTTGGCGATTCTGATTTTGCTGGCCGCGGTTGCGGGCAGTCACGCGGTTTCGCGCATGGATCATCGAGTCGCCTTAGTAGCATTGACTGCTGCTCATCACGTGGGCGCTGCCATATGGATTGGGGCGATTCCGTTTCTGTTGATTGGCATGCGACGGTCTGAAGACGTGGGCGAAGCCAAGCGTCTGCTGGTGAAGTTCTCTCCGATGGCGATTGCGGGAGCGGGGATGCTGCTGCTGGGCGGTATCGGTATGGGCTGGGTCTATTTGGGTGTTTCGGCCGACAAGTCGCTGAGTGGCCTGTATGGAACGGCCTACGGCGTGATGCTGCTGGCCAAGATCTACTTGTTGGTGCTGATTGTGACGCTGGGCGCGGGGAACTTCTTCCTTGTCCGAAGGATTGAAACTGCGCCGGAGAGTCTCCTGCGGCGGCTTCGGCGTTTCGGTGAAGCAGAGATCGGGTTGGCGTTCACCGCCATCCTGGCAGCGGCTTCGATGACTTCACAGCCGCCGGCCGTCGACTTACCCGCCGACCGGGCGACGCTTGCAGAGATTGGAGCGAGGTTTCGGCCGGAATGGCCGCGATTGACCAGCCCCTCATTCGCCGAACTGGCGCCATCGACGCCAATCCAAATTGCGGTGAAGGAGATGCAATTCAATGGAGCTTCAGCTCCGAGCGATAGCAACGACGAGGCGTGGTCGGAGTACAACCATCACTGGGCTGGCTTGATCGTCCTGGCGGCAGGAATCTTCGCGTTGCTAAGCCGGCTTCCCAGGACAAGATGGGCGCGAAACTGGCCGCTGGTGTTTGCCGGGTTGGCGGTATTTATCGTGCTCCGCGCCGATCCTGACTGCTGGCCTCTGGGTCCACGCTCATTCTGGGCGAGCTTTTACGCGCCAGACGTATTGCAACACCGCTTGTACGCATTGTTGATCTTGGCGTTCGCCGCATTTGAGTGGGGAGTACAGACGGAAAGGCTCCATTCCAAAAGTGCCACCATGGTGTTTCCGGTGCTTTGTGCGGTTGCTGGCGCGTTGCTGCTTACCCATAACCACTCGATCGGCAACGTGAAAGAGGAGTTGCTCGCCGAGATGAGCCACACGCCGATTGCCTTGCTGGGAGCCACGGCGGGCTGGAGTCGCTGGCTGGAGCTGCGATTGCCGGGTCAGAAGGAGTCGAGGCTCGCGTCCTTTGTTTGGCCGGCATCCCTAATATTGGTGGGCCTGGTGCTGCTGAATTACCGCGAGTCTTGA
- the gltB gene encoding glutamate synthase large subunit: protein MQNSSQSPGLPPAQGLYDPRNEHDNCGMGFVANMRGEKSHQMIEMGIEVLIRLTHRGASGCDPETGDGAGILIQIPHEFFAAECQSCGFTLPEPGAYAVGMVFLPVGKHQRLQCEGIVERIIREEGLTVLGWRDIPCDGDAIGREARSTQPYIQQVFLGRPEDWDEGHFERKLYVTRKRIEHEIASSEIEDRHFFYIPSFSSRTIVYKGLLLAPQIANFYGELADPRVKSALCVVHQRFSTNTFPSWPLAHPYRYIAHNGEINTLRGNVNWMKARESLLASPLFGEDMQKLFPIVTEGGSDSAAFDSAVELLFQSGRSLPHVMAMLIPEAWSGNPHMDADRQAFYEYHASLMEPWDGPAAMAFTDGRLVGAMLDRNGLRPGRYVVTNDDIVVLASEAGVVDIPAEKVRQKGRLQPGKMFLVDTVAGRIIPDEELKEKLTSRQPYAEWIRENQITLEQMAEPGRVHALEPGTLQSRQRAFGYTEEDLKMILAPMAAKGEEPVGSMGTDTPLACLSDRPQLLFNYFKQLFAQVTNPPIDPIREEMVMSLISYIGTERNILEETPRNCHTLKMPQPVLTNRELEQLRRVSTGDLLATTLVGLFRSQDGEAGLKRGLEELCQRASLMVRNGYTLLIISDRGVDKQSAPIPSLLALAAVHNLLVREGTRTQVALIIESGEPREVMHFALLIGYGASAVNPYLAIESIESLANQGRLPGTTPAKAVANFIKGINKGLLKTFSKMGVSTLQSYRGAQIFEAIGLSRELIDSYFAGTVSRIEGVGLGVLAQEARMRHEYAFQPVSKSETELSVGGAYQFRVDGEYHSLNPLTISKLQHAVRASNPQTFKEYTDLIDEQNKTLCTLRGLMKIKLAKTPLPLEEIEPATEIVKRFMTGAMSFGSISKEAHETLAIAMNRIGGKSNTGEGGEDEERFTPDANGDLRRSAVKQIASGRFGVTTNYLVHADELQIKMAQGAKPGEGGQLPGHKVDEVIARLRHSTPGVTLISPPPHHDIYSIEDLSQLIFDLKNVNPSARIAVKLVAEVGVGTVAAGVSKAHADVVLVSGDTGGTGAAPLSSLKHAGIPWELGLAETQQVLLLNDLRSRIRVQTDGKLQTGRDVVIATLLGAEEFGFATAPLIAMGCIMMRKCHLNTCPVGIATQDPVLRQHFAGQPEHVINFFFYIAEQVRELMAQIGFRTMDEMVGRVDRLETRPAIAHWKASGLDLSQILYNPPLPERVKRHCVHKQDHGLDSVLDLQLIEMAKDALENGAPVEAKLTIRNVHRSVGAMLGGEIARRYGSEGLPDETVRFWFRGSAGQSFAAFLPRGVTLTLEGEANDYVGKGLSGGRVVIYPPKNSGFLPEESILAGNVVLYGATSGEVFLNGVAGERFAVRNSGASAVVEGVGDHGCEYMTNGLVVVLGACGRNFAAGMSGGVAYVLDESGEFARTQCNQASVDLEAITEADDIGTLRNWIERHLGLTGSPRAAWILDNWSSTLPKFVKVFPHELRRVLSAAREKQSSTLEPQHAGVLVASAAGTEQVQHG, encoded by the coding sequence ATGCAGAATTCATCTCAATCTCCAGGTCTCCCTCCGGCGCAGGGATTGTACGATCCGCGCAATGAGCACGACAACTGTGGCATGGGCTTTGTCGCGAACATGCGCGGCGAGAAGAGCCACCAGATGATCGAGATGGGTATTGAGGTGCTCATTCGCCTGACCCACCGCGGCGCATCGGGATGCGATCCGGAGACCGGAGATGGCGCCGGGATCCTGATTCAGATCCCGCATGAATTCTTTGCCGCCGAATGTCAAAGCTGCGGGTTTACGCTGCCCGAACCCGGAGCCTACGCGGTCGGCATGGTTTTCTTGCCGGTCGGCAAGCACCAGCGGTTGCAGTGTGAGGGGATTGTTGAGCGGATTATCCGCGAAGAGGGGCTGACCGTGCTGGGTTGGCGTGATATTCCGTGTGATGGCGATGCCATTGGACGTGAGGCGAGGTCGACGCAGCCGTATATTCAACAGGTTTTTCTAGGGCGTCCGGAAGATTGGGATGAGGGTCATTTCGAGCGCAAGTTGTATGTCACTCGCAAGCGTATCGAGCACGAGATCGCCAGCTCTGAAATAGAAGATCGGCACTTCTTTTACATTCCTTCGTTTTCTTCGCGAACCATCGTCTACAAGGGATTGTTGCTGGCGCCGCAGATTGCGAATTTCTACGGCGAACTAGCGGATCCGCGGGTAAAGAGCGCGTTGTGCGTGGTCCACCAGCGATTCTCCACCAACACCTTTCCAAGTTGGCCTTTGGCACACCCGTATCGCTACATAGCGCACAACGGGGAGATCAACACGCTGCGCGGCAACGTGAACTGGATGAAGGCGCGCGAGTCCCTGCTGGCGTCGCCGCTCTTCGGCGAGGATATGCAGAAGCTCTTCCCGATTGTCACGGAAGGGGGGAGCGATTCGGCCGCCTTTGATAGCGCGGTTGAACTGCTTTTTCAATCCGGGCGTTCCTTGCCCCATGTGATGGCCATGTTGATTCCTGAGGCGTGGTCGGGCAATCCGCATATGGACGCCGACCGGCAGGCGTTCTATGAATACCACGCCTCACTGATGGAGCCGTGGGATGGCCCGGCGGCGATGGCCTTTACTGATGGCCGGCTGGTCGGCGCCATGCTCGATCGGAATGGCCTGAGGCCCGGCCGCTATGTAGTGACGAACGACGATATCGTAGTGCTGGCTTCGGAAGCGGGGGTGGTCGATATTCCTGCAGAGAAGGTTCGCCAGAAGGGAAGATTGCAACCGGGCAAGATGTTCCTGGTTGACACTGTGGCCGGCCGGATCATTCCGGACGAGGAGCTCAAGGAAAAGCTGACCTCGCGTCAGCCCTACGCAGAGTGGATCAGGGAAAATCAGATTACGCTCGAGCAGATGGCCGAGCCGGGCCGCGTCCATGCGCTCGAACCGGGGACCCTGCAATCGCGGCAGCGCGCCTTTGGCTATACCGAAGAAGACCTGAAGATGATCCTGGCGCCGATGGCGGCGAAGGGCGAAGAGCCGGTCGGCTCCATGGGGACGGATACTCCGCTTGCCTGCCTTTCCGACCGGCCGCAGCTGCTCTTCAACTACTTCAAGCAATTGTTTGCGCAAGTAACGAATCCGCCCATCGACCCGATCCGCGAAGAGATGGTGATGTCGCTGATCAGCTATATCGGCACCGAACGGAACATTCTCGAAGAGACCCCGCGGAACTGCCATACGCTCAAAATGCCGCAGCCGGTACTGACGAACCGTGAGCTGGAACAACTGCGCCGGGTCTCGACTGGCGATCTGCTGGCGACAACGCTGGTCGGCTTGTTCCGTTCCCAGGATGGGGAAGCGGGGCTTAAGCGGGGTCTCGAAGAGCTCTGCCAGCGCGCCTCCCTGATGGTCCGCAACGGCTATACGCTTTTGATCATCAGCGATCGCGGCGTCGATAAGCAGTCCGCGCCCATCCCGAGCTTGTTGGCTTTGGCAGCGGTCCACAACCTGCTGGTTCGTGAAGGTACCCGGACTCAAGTGGCACTGATTATCGAGTCGGGAGAGCCTCGCGAGGTCATGCATTTTGCTCTGCTGATCGGGTACGGCGCGAGTGCAGTGAATCCTTATCTGGCCATTGAATCGATCGAGAGCCTGGCGAACCAGGGACGCCTTCCAGGGACCACTCCGGCTAAGGCGGTCGCCAACTTTATTAAGGGCATTAATAAAGGGCTGCTGAAGACTTTTTCAAAGATGGGCGTGTCGACGCTTCAGAGTTATCGCGGCGCTCAGATCTTCGAAGCGATCGGCTTGAGCCGGGAGTTGATCGATAGCTATTTCGCCGGGACGGTGTCGCGGATAGAAGGCGTGGGACTGGGTGTGCTGGCGCAGGAAGCGCGGATGCGCCACGAGTACGCGTTTCAACCGGTTTCGAAATCGGAGACCGAGCTTTCCGTTGGCGGGGCGTATCAATTCCGCGTCGATGGCGAATATCACTCGTTAAATCCGCTGACTATCAGCAAGCTGCAGCATGCCGTCCGGGCCTCCAATCCTCAGACCTTTAAGGAGTACACCGACCTCATCGACGAGCAGAACAAGACGCTCTGCACGCTGCGCGGACTGATGAAGATCAAGCTGGCGAAGACGCCGCTTCCACTGGAGGAGATCGAGCCGGCTACGGAGATCGTCAAGCGCTTCATGACCGGCGCGATGTCGTTTGGCTCGATCAGCAAGGAAGCGCATGAGACGCTGGCCATTGCCATGAACCGCATCGGCGGAAAATCGAACACTGGCGAGGGCGGAGAAGACGAAGAGCGCTTCACTCCGGACGCCAACGGCGATTTGCGGCGCAGCGCGGTCAAACAGATCGCCTCCGGACGGTTTGGTGTCACCACGAACTATCTGGTGCATGCCGATGAGTTGCAGATCAAGATGGCGCAGGGTGCAAAGCCGGGAGAGGGTGGTCAGCTGCCCGGGCACAAGGTCGATGAGGTGATCGCCCGGCTGCGGCATTCGACGCCGGGAGTGACGTTGATCTCGCCTCCGCCGCATCACGATATTTATTCGATCGAAGATCTCTCGCAGTTGATCTTCGACTTGAAAAACGTGAACCCGTCTGCACGCATCGCGGTCAAGCTGGTTGCCGAGGTGGGTGTGGGGACCGTAGCCGCGGGCGTTTCGAAGGCCCATGCTGACGTCGTGCTGGTCAGCGGCGATACCGGCGGGACGGGCGCGGCGCCGCTCAGCTCGCTCAAGCATGCCGGTATTCCGTGGGAGCTAGGGCTGGCTGAGACGCAGCAGGTGCTGCTGTTGAATGACCTTCGCAGCCGGATTCGGGTCCAGACCGACGGCAAGCTTCAGACCGGCCGGGACGTGGTGATCGCGACGTTGCTCGGGGCCGAGGAATTCGGCTTCGCAACAGCTCCGCTGATCGCGATGGGTTGCATCATGATGCGCAAATGCCACTTGAACACCTGTCCTGTCGGCATTGCGACTCAGGACCCGGTGCTGCGGCAACACTTCGCGGGGCAGCCGGAACATGTCATTAATTTCTTCTTCTATATCGCCGAGCAGGTCAGGGAACTGATGGCGCAGATCGGCTTTCGCACTATGGACGAGATGGTTGGCCGTGTGGACCGGTTAGAGACCCGGCCCGCGATTGCCCACTGGAAGGCCAGCGGTCTCGATCTCTCGCAAATCCTGTACAACCCACCTCTACCCGAGCGGGTGAAGCGCCACTGCGTACACAAGCAAGACCATGGTCTCGATTCGGTACTCGATCTGCAGCTGATTGAGATGGCCAAGGACGCGCTTGAGAACGGAGCGCCGGTTGAGGCCAAGCTGACAATTCGGAATGTTCATCGTTCAGTAGGGGCAATGTTAGGCGGCGAGATCGCGCGCAGGTATGGGTCAGAGGGTCTGCCAGACGAGACGGTTCGCTTCTGGTTCCGTGGCTCGGCGGGACAGAGTTTCGCAGCCTTCCTGCCACGGGGTGTCACGCTGACGCTCGAAGGCGAGGCCAACGATTATGTTGGCAAGGGGCTGTCCGGCGGCCGGGTGGTCATCTATCCGCCAAAGAATTCGGGCTTCCTGCCGGAAGAGAGCATTCTGGCCGGGAACGTGGTGCTCTACGGGGCTACCAGCGGCGAAGTCTTCTTGAACGGGGTTGCTGGCGAGCGTTTTGCAGTCCGTAACTCCGGGGCATCGGCGGTGGTGGAGGGTGTTGGCGATCACGGCTGTGAGTACATGACCAACGGGCTGGTGGTGGTGCTCGGCGCCTGCGGACGAAACTTTGCCGCTGGGATGAGCGGCGGGGTGGCCTATGTGCTGGATGAGTCGGGCGAGTTCGCCCGTACGCAGTGCAATCAGGCCTCAGTCGATTTGGAAGCAATCACCGAAGCGGATGATATCGGGACGCTCAGAAATTGGATCGAGCGGCACCTGGGACTCACCGGGAGCCCGCGAGCTGCGTGGATTCTGGATAATTGGAGTTCCACCCTGCCTAAGTTTGTCAAGGTCTTCCCTCATGAACTAAGGCGGGTGTTGAGCGCTGCCCGCGAAAAACAGTCCTCAACCCTCGAGCCGCAACATGCCGGAGTGCTGGTCGCATCCGCAGCCGGAACAGAGCAGGTGCAGCATGGCTAA
- a CDS encoding glutamate synthase subunit beta, translating into MANPTGFMEFPRELPERRPIAERINDWFEIYRDLPDEKLQQQGERCMDCGVPFCHTGCPLNNLIPDWNELVSEDRWEEAIRQLHATNNFPEVTGRVCPAPCESACVLGINQPPVTIKQIEKAISDRAFDEGWITPEPPAFETGKRVAIVGSGPAGLAAAQQLRRAGHSVTVYEKADRIGGLLIYGIPHFKMEKDLFERRLDQLRTEGVLFVTGVHVGGEGVDAISVEELRRNADAVLLACGAEQPRALRLPGSDLRGIHFAMDYLIQANRRRLGDQLDPDLDILANGKHVIIIGGGDTGADCLGTSHRQGAKSVRQFQIHAMPPETRAESTPWPLWPLQLRIEGAHEEGGIREWSVRTTGFSGDSEGNVRKLHGVRLGPGPDFTAIEGGEFTLDADLVLIAIGFAGPVHAGPIEQLSLVLDQRGIVATDDSYMTSADGVFAAGDMRRGQSLVVWAIAEGRKAAAAIDSYLAHTGAMERVAGMVAAM; encoded by the coding sequence ATGGCTAATCCCACTGGATTCATGGAATTTCCGCGCGAGTTGCCAGAGCGCCGTCCCATCGCCGAGCGGATCAATGACTGGTTCGAGATCTACCGCGACCTGCCAGATGAGAAGTTGCAGCAGCAGGGTGAGCGTTGTATGGATTGCGGCGTGCCCTTCTGTCACACCGGTTGTCCACTCAACAACCTGATTCCAGACTGGAATGAGCTCGTCTCCGAGGACCGTTGGGAGGAGGCGATTCGCCAACTTCACGCGACCAATAACTTCCCCGAGGTTACGGGGCGTGTCTGCCCGGCGCCGTGTGAATCGGCCTGTGTGCTGGGAATTAACCAGCCTCCGGTGACCATCAAGCAGATAGAGAAGGCCATCAGCGATCGCGCCTTTGACGAAGGTTGGATCACCCCGGAGCCTCCCGCATTTGAGACGGGCAAGCGAGTCGCCATTGTCGGTTCTGGTCCGGCGGGCCTTGCGGCGGCCCAGCAGCTGCGCCGCGCCGGTCATTCGGTAACGGTTTACGAGAAGGCTGATCGTATAGGAGGTTTGCTCATCTATGGCATTCCCCATTTCAAGATGGAGAAGGACCTCTTCGAGCGCCGTTTGGATCAGTTGCGCACGGAAGGAGTGCTATTCGTGACCGGAGTTCACGTCGGCGGAGAGGGCGTGGACGCCATTTCGGTTGAAGAGCTGCGAAGGAATGCGGATGCCGTGCTGCTGGCATGTGGGGCGGAACAGCCCAGAGCCTTGCGACTGCCGGGCAGCGATCTTCGCGGGATCCATTTTGCAATGGACTACCTTATTCAGGCAAACCGCCGCCGTCTGGGCGATCAACTGGATCCGGACCTCGATATTCTTGCCAATGGTAAGCACGTCATCATTATCGGAGGCGGAGATACGGGCGCTGATTGTCTGGGTACCAGCCACCGTCAGGGTGCGAAGAGCGTCCGCCAGTTTCAGATTCATGCGATGCCACCGGAGACCCGTGCGGAGAGCACTCCATGGCCGTTGTGGCCGTTGCAGCTGCGCATTGAAGGCGCGCATGAGGAAGGGGGCATCCGCGAGTGGAGTGTGCGCACGACGGGTTTCTCGGGAGACTCCGAAGGAAACGTTCGGAAGCTTCATGGTGTGCGGCTGGGGCCCGGACCCGATTTCACCGCAATAGAAGGCGGAGAGTTCACGCTGGATGCCGATTTGGTGTTAATCGCGATCGGCTTCGCGGGCCCGGTGCATGCTGGGCCGATCGAGCAACTCTCTTTGGTGCTGGATCAGCGCGGGATTGTGGCTACCGATGACAGCTACATGACCTCGGCGGACGGTGTTTTTGCCGCAGGAGATATGCGGCGCGGGCAGTCGCTGGTAGTCTGGGCGATTGCTGAAGGCCGGAAAGCGGCCGCTGCTATCGACTCCTACCTGGCACATACAGGAGCTATGGAGCGGGTGGCTGGCATGGTCGCGGCTATGTAG
- a CDS encoding manganese catalase family protein, with amino-acid sequence MYHHVKKLMYTVNIGTPDVKFGNMLLEQFGGANGELAAAMQYTIQGWNCVDDLGRRDLLLDIGTEELSHLEVVGALIRMHLKPLKTEREAAEADPLVTIAGGGGVGLFDSMGNAWTSTYLKITGELDVDLRSNIAAEARAKIVYERLIDHTQDPGTIDTLQFLMTREITHMKAFQGALDSIEKKPFSVGFLKPTPGIVDEYFNASTGDGSEGETDMRGPWNTSFGLHPVDSELNGGKGLSVDDINGKLPGEDRGKQDDAQKATTSVADEAIGVTNGSSKHSKTTNTVILK; translated from the coding sequence ATGTACCACCACGTGAAGAAGCTGATGTACACCGTAAATATTGGCACACCAGACGTTAAGTTCGGAAATATGCTGTTAGAACAGTTCGGTGGCGCCAACGGCGAGTTAGCTGCTGCAATGCAATACACCATTCAAGGCTGGAATTGTGTGGATGATCTTGGGCGCCGTGACCTGTTGCTCGATATCGGAACTGAGGAACTCAGTCACCTTGAGGTGGTTGGAGCTCTTATCCGCATGCATTTGAAACCGTTGAAGACAGAGCGAGAGGCAGCTGAGGCAGATCCCTTGGTTACCATAGCCGGCGGCGGCGGCGTAGGTCTTTTCGACTCCATGGGCAATGCCTGGACGTCAACATATCTGAAGATTACCGGGGAACTTGATGTAGATCTCCGAAGCAACATTGCGGCGGAAGCCAGAGCTAAAATCGTCTATGAGCGTCTGATCGACCACACTCAGGATCCAGGGACGATTGACACCCTCCAGTTCCTGATGACTCGTGAAATTACTCATATGAAGGCTTTCCAGGGAGCCCTTGACAGTATCGAAAAGAAGCCCTTTTCCGTCGGATTCCTTAAGCCGACGCCCGGAATTGTTGACGAATACTTCAATGCATCAACCGGGGATGGAAGTGAAGGGGAAACAGATATGCGTGGCCCGTGGAACACCTCGTTCGGGCTGCATCCAGTCGATTCCGAGTTGAACGGCGGGAAGGGTTTATCGGTCGATGACATCAACGGTAAACTTCCCGGCGAGGACCGCGGGAAGCAGGACGACGCTCAGAAAGCAACTACCTCCGTTGCGGACGAAGCGATCGGGGTCACGAATGGTTCGTCCAAACACTCAAAAACTACCAACACAGTAATCTTGAAATAA
- a CDS encoding TIGR04290 family methyltransferase, with product MSTMLIDESSVPIELASDPPDGMNLKQRIEELGPWFHNIRINGIETAPSHFLGNYPEVKYRHFKDALPRDLSGWSVLDIGCSSGFYSLEMKKRGAAQVIAIDTNERYLDQAQFAAQVAGLEIDFRHMAIWEIAKLGQKFDLVIFMGVLYHLRHPLLALDLIHEHAAKNLLLFQTMQRGSRVIEAVAEDYDFTDGRAPFDKPGFPKIHFVEQRYSGDPTNWWIPNRACSEAMLRSSGFRIESQPEEEVYLCRWQSLALPPDGSHCVYPSQDTPEKG from the coding sequence ATGTCTACCATGCTTATTGATGAATCCAGCGTACCTATCGAACTAGCCTCTGATCCTCCCGACGGGATGAATCTCAAGCAACGCATCGAAGAACTCGGCCCCTGGTTTCACAATATCCGGATCAACGGCATTGAAACTGCTCCATCTCACTTTCTCGGCAACTATCCAGAGGTAAAATATCGACACTTCAAGGATGCTTTGCCAAGAGACCTGAGCGGATGGTCAGTGCTGGATATAGGTTGCAGTTCCGGCTTCTATTCGCTGGAGATGAAGAAGCGGGGCGCCGCTCAAGTCATTGCCATCGATACGAACGAGCGATATTTAGATCAAGCTCAATTCGCTGCTCAGGTTGCGGGGCTCGAGATTGACTTTCGACACATGGCGATATGGGAGATAGCGAAGCTGGGTCAGAAGTTCGACTTAGTAATCTTTATGGGCGTGCTCTATCATCTACGCCACCCGCTTTTAGCCCTCGACCTCATTCATGAGCACGCGGCAAAGAATCTGCTGCTTTTTCAAACGATGCAGCGCGGCAGTAGGGTCATCGAGGCCGTCGCCGAAGATTACGACTTTACCGATGGAAGGGCTCCCTTCGACAAGCCGGGCTTCCCCAAGATTCACTTCGTGGAGCAACGATATTCCGGCGATCCAACCAACTGGTGGATACCGAATCGGGCATGCTCCGAGGCCATGCTTCGTTCTTCTGGATTCCGAATTGAGTCTCAACCTGAGGAGGAGGTCTATCTCTGTCGCTGGCAGTCGCTGGCTCTTCCTCCCGACGGTTCCCATTGCGTTTACCCGAGCCAGGATACTCCTGAAAAGGGCTAA
- a CDS encoding CgeB family protein: protein MKIVFFGLTITSSWGNGHATTYRSLCKALARRGHHIHFVEKDVEWYRNNRDLANPAYCDVILYESWLECAPSLLNLCKDADVVVVGSYYPDAIAATKALLDASESPLLFYDIDTPITLARLRQTGCAEYLTAALIPEYSAYLSFTGGPTLRELEQNFGSPKAVPFFCSVDEDIYRETSTDPVYQCDLSYLGTYASDRQSKLMAMLDKTAADLPKQQFVVAGPQYPEDISWHANVRRIHHVPPSEHPSFYSSSRFTLNLTRSDMVTAGYSPSVRLFEASACGVPIISDSWAGLGELLTPGEEILLPGDSAETASILRDMPEREYRAIGRRARDRVLSEHTSTHRALEFESIVSACR, encoded by the coding sequence ATGAAGATTGTGTTTTTCGGATTAACCATCACATCCTCTTGGGGAAATGGCCATGCGACGACCTACCGCTCGCTGTGTAAAGCGCTCGCTCGTCGAGGACACCATATTCACTTTGTCGAGAAAGACGTTGAGTGGTATAGAAACAACCGCGATCTCGCCAATCCAGCCTACTGCGACGTCATACTCTACGAGAGCTGGCTGGAATGTGCTCCGTCTTTGCTGAACCTGTGCAAGGACGCGGATGTGGTCGTAGTAGGGTCCTACTATCCAGACGCCATCGCGGCGACAAAGGCATTGCTTGATGCCTCGGAATCTCCTTTGCTCTTCTATGACATTGATACTCCAATAACATTAGCTCGCCTCCGCCAGACCGGATGCGCGGAGTACCTGACGGCAGCGCTCATCCCCGAATACAGCGCATATCTAAGCTTCACCGGCGGCCCGACTCTGCGCGAACTTGAGCAGAATTTTGGATCACCTAAGGCTGTGCCGTTCTTCTGCTCCGTCGATGAGGATATCTATCGTGAGACGAGCACTGATCCTGTTTATCAGTGCGATTTGAGCTACCTCGGAACCTACGCGTCGGACCGTCAGTCGAAGTTGATGGCGATGCTTGATAAGACTGCCGCCGATCTGCCCAAGCAGCAATTTGTCGTCGCGGGTCCCCAATACCCTGAAGATATATCTTGGCATGCTAACGTGCGTCGCATTCACCATGTGCCTCCATCCGAACATCCATCCTTCTACTCTTCCTCCCGCTTCACGCTCAATCTGACTCGCAGCGATATGGTCACTGCTGGCTATTCGCCATCAGTGAGACTTTTCGAGGCATCTGCCTGCGGTGTACCGATCATCTCCGATTCGTGGGCAGGTCTTGGCGAACTCTTGACCCCAGGCGAAGAAATCCTCCTGCCGGGCGACTCTGCCGAGACTGCATCGATCCTACGCGATATGCCTGAGAGGGAATATAGGGCTATCGGTAGGCGCGCGCGCGATCGCGTTCTATCCGAGCATACTTCAACCCACCGCGCATTAGAGTTCGAGAGCATTGTCTCGGCTTGCCGATGA